From Triticum aestivum cultivar Chinese Spring chromosome 4A, IWGSC CS RefSeq v2.1, whole genome shotgun sequence, a single genomic window includes:
- the LOC123088206 gene encoding uncharacterized protein — protein MALPDELLEEIFLRLAAAADLTRASAACVSFRRVITGHPFLRRFRTLHAPPLLGILCGGLIPAQPPHPSAAAAAAFADADLSCSFLPPSRDGRAWRHRDGRDGRALFSPALEGIGGDYNPSHLATEFAVCDPLHRRYLLLPALPDLLVGQVHRPDIVECEPFLAPPGPDDVGADWSSFRVMYLVRCTTKLVLFVFSTCAGQWLANPVTVDVFRCGAAMHRFYAHGCFCWEVFRSDKLLVLDARRIEFSTIDLPTPPGPDVRKMAIVEAGGGRLGMLTISKHPEPGADPGADHLLYAVQSKDANATNQWQSKLSSLSGFVRLVIKSSLVTCMPISHRPCPHQLFELDLSREYADGKDSQA, from the exons ATGGCGCTCCCAGATGAACTCCTGGAGGAGATCTTCCTCCGCCTCGCCGCGGCCGCCGACCTCACGCGAGCCTCAGCGGCGTGCGTCTCCTTCCGCCGCGTCATCACCGGTCACCCCTTCCTCCGCCGGTTCCGCACCCTCCACGCGCCGCCCCTCCTGGGCATCCTCTGCGGCGGCCTCATCCCCGCCCAGCCGCCCCACCCTTCCGCCGCAGCGGCAGCCGCCTTTGCCGACGCCGACTTGTCGTGCTCCTTTCTTCCCCCATCCCGCGACGGCCGCGCCTGGCGCCACCGCGACGGCCGCGACGGCCGCGCCCTTTTCTCCCCCGCCCTCGAGGGGATCGGCGGCGACTACAACCCCAGCCACCTGGCCACGGAGTTCGCCGTATGCGACCCCCTGCACCGTCGCTACCTCCTGCTGCCGGCCCTCCCGGACCTTCTGGTCGGTCAAGTCCATAGGCCGGACATCGTGGAGTGCGAGCCCTTCCTCGCTCCTCCTGGCCCTGACGACGTTGGGGCTGACTGGTCGTCATTCAGAGTCATGTACTTGGTGCGGTGCACAACCAAGCTCGTCCTCTTCGTCTTCTCTACCTGCGCCGGACAATGGCTCGCTAATCCTGTTACAGTTGACGTGTTTCGATGCGGGGCGGCGATGCACCGCTTCTATGCCCATGGATGCTTCTGTTGGGAGGTTTTTCGGTCTGACAAGTTGCTCGTGCTCGATGCGCGCAGGATAGAGTTCTCCACTATTGACCTCCCGACTCCACCTGGCCCTGATGTGCGAAAGATGGCCATTGTAGAGGCAGGAGGAGGAAGGCTTGGGATGCTTACTATCTCTAAGCATCCTGAACCTGGTGCAGATCCTGGTGCAGATCATCTCCTGTATGCCGTACAGTCTAAGGATGCGAATGCCACAAACCAGTGGCAGTCCAA ACTTTCCAGCTTGAGTGGTTTTGTCAGACTGGTGATAAAGTCATCTTTGGTGACCTGTATGCCGATCTCCCACCGTCCTTGTCCCCACCAACTCTTTGAACTG GACCTCTCCAGAGAATACGCTGATGGCAAGGACTCGCAAGCGTGA